In Streptomyces sp. NBC_00306, a single genomic region encodes these proteins:
- a CDS encoding serine/threonine-protein kinase, giving the protein MARNIGSRYTAHQILGRGSAGTVWAGEGPEGPVAIKLLREDLASDQELVGRFVQERTALLGLDHPRIVGVRDLVVDGNDLALVMDLVRGTDLRTRLDRERRLAPQAAVAIIADVADALAVAHAAGIVHRDVKPENILLDMEGPLGPAGSHPALLTDFGVAKLIDTPRRTKASRIIGTPDYLAPEIVEGLPPRAAVDIYALATVLYELLAGFTPFGGGHPGAVLRRHVTETVVPLPGIPDELWQLINQCLAKAPASRLRASEVGARLRELQPMLAGMPPLDVDEPDAEPQAEPYEDETPAAPGEVRRRGAVPLVPGAAPADSNRDTHTSMRVPAPDELAGGARGTARAPRTPGQRRPGSARHKSETVRKRRIVLGIAAVVVAAALGVGGWLATSGGDSEVSPQDSQQSVPAEP; this is encoded by the coding sequence TTGGCACGGAATATCGGCAGCCGCTACACGGCCCACCAGATCCTCGGGCGGGGCAGCGCCGGGACGGTGTGGGCGGGCGAGGGACCCGAGGGTCCCGTCGCCATCAAGCTGTTGCGCGAGGACCTGGCGTCGGACCAGGAACTCGTCGGGCGCTTCGTGCAGGAGCGCACGGCCCTGCTCGGCCTCGACCACCCCCGGATCGTCGGCGTCCGCGACCTCGTCGTCGACGGGAACGATCTCGCGCTCGTCATGGACCTCGTACGCGGCACCGATCTGCGCACCCGCCTCGACCGGGAGCGCCGGCTCGCCCCCCAGGCCGCGGTCGCGATCATCGCGGACGTCGCCGACGCGCTGGCCGTGGCGCACGCCGCCGGCATCGTGCACCGCGACGTCAAGCCGGAGAACATCCTGCTCGACATGGAGGGCCCGCTCGGACCCGCGGGCTCCCACCCGGCCCTGCTGACCGACTTCGGCGTCGCCAAGCTCATCGACACCCCGCGGCGCACCAAGGCGTCCCGCATCATCGGCACCCCGGACTATCTGGCGCCCGAGATCGTCGAGGGCCTGCCGCCGCGCGCCGCCGTCGACATCTACGCCCTCGCGACCGTGCTGTACGAACTCCTCGCCGGCTTCACCCCCTTCGGCGGCGGTCACCCCGGCGCGGTCCTGCGCCGCCATGTCACCGAGACCGTCGTCCCCCTCCCGGGTATCCCCGACGAGTTGTGGCAGCTCATCAACCAGTGCCTGGCCAAGGCGCCCGCGTCACGGCTGCGCGCCTCCGAGGTCGGCGCCCGGCTGCGCGAACTCCAGCCGATGCTGGCGGGCATGCCGCCCCTCGACGTCGACGAACCCGACGCCGAACCGCAGGCGGAGCCGTACGAGGACGAGACCCCGGCCGCACCCGGTGAGGTGCGCCGCCGTGGCGCCGTACCGCTCGTGCCCGGCGCGGCGCCCGCGGACTCCAACCGCGACACCCACACCTCGATGCGGGTACCGGCTCCGGACGAGCTCGCCGGCGGCGCCCGCGGCACGGCGCGCGCCCCCCGCACACCCGGCCAGCGCCGACCGGGATCGGCCCGCCACAAGTCCGAGACCGTCCGCAAGCGGCGCATCGTCCTCGGGATCGCCGCAGTGGTGGTCGCGGCCGCGCTGGGCGTCGGCGGCTGGCTGGCGACGAGCGGCGGCGACTCGGAGGTCTCCCCGCAGGACTCCCAGCAGTCGGTACCGGCGGAACCGTAG
- a CDS encoding serine/threonine-protein kinase, with translation MRPVGSKYLLEEPLGRGATGTVWRASQRETAGAEAAVPGQPGETVAIKVLKEELANDADVVMRFLRERSVLLRLTHPNIVRTRDLVVEGDLLALVMDLVDGPDLHRYLRDNGPFTPVAAALLTAQIADALAASHADGVVHRDLKPANVLLKTDIDGQMHPMLTDFGIARLADSPGLTRTHEFVGTPAYVAPESAEGRPQTSAVDIYGAGILLYELVTGRPPFAGGSALEVLHRHLSEEPRRPTTVPEPLWTVIERCLRKEPSQRPSAENLARGLRTVAAGIGVHSSSAQVEAALGVAALLGPDPDPAHVPGTPGSADPTQVLPTNAGSYDPNAATSVMQQTGPGQGQGPDPTSVMPPVPPGNDPNHPWQSQLQAARDRSEQTQVQYIDPSQDPLRRRPQRQQQRPQQPQHPQQGYPPQPQRPQPQPQQPRQSRRQARQQPPPQQQQYAPQPYAPPQPPQPTPRQPRQRSANPMRIPGLGCLKGCLFSVILIVVAGWLVWELTPLQGWIAEGKSYWSAIGDGISKVSDWISDLGGSDPGAGPQDPGGQ, from the coding sequence GTGCGGCCGGTAGGCAGCAAGTACCTGCTCGAGGAGCCACTCGGGCGCGGGGCCACGGGCACCGTCTGGCGGGCCAGCCAGCGGGAGACCGCGGGCGCCGAGGCGGCCGTGCCCGGCCAGCCGGGCGAGACCGTGGCGATCAAGGTCCTCAAGGAGGAGCTGGCGAACGACGCGGACGTGGTGATGCGCTTCCTGCGCGAGCGCTCCGTCCTGCTCCGCCTGACCCACCCGAACATCGTGCGGACGCGCGACCTGGTCGTCGAGGGCGATCTGCTCGCCCTCGTCATGGACCTGGTCGACGGCCCCGACCTGCACCGCTATCTCCGCGACAACGGCCCGTTCACCCCGGTCGCCGCCGCACTGCTGACCGCCCAGATCGCGGACGCCCTCGCCGCCAGTCACGCCGACGGCGTCGTCCACCGGGACCTCAAGCCCGCGAACGTCCTGCTGAAGACGGACATCGACGGTCAGATGCACCCGATGCTGACCGACTTCGGCATCGCGCGCCTCGCGGACTCCCCGGGCCTGACCCGTACGCACGAGTTCGTCGGCACGCCCGCCTATGTCGCGCCCGAGTCCGCCGAGGGCCGTCCGCAGACCTCCGCCGTCGACATCTACGGCGCGGGCATCCTGCTCTACGAGCTGGTCACCGGCCGGCCCCCGTTCGCGGGCGGCAGTGCCCTGGAGGTGCTGCACCGCCACCTCAGCGAGGAGCCGCGCCGCCCCACCACCGTTCCCGAGCCGCTGTGGACGGTCATAGAGCGCTGTCTGCGCAAGGAGCCGTCCCAGCGTCCGAGCGCCGAGAACCTCGCCCGCGGGCTGCGCACCGTCGCTGCCGGCATCGGTGTGCACTCCTCCTCCGCGCAGGTCGAGGCCGCGCTCGGCGTCGCCGCCCTGCTCGGCCCCGACCCGGATCCGGCACACGTCCCGGGCACCCCGGGCTCGGCCGACCCGACGCAGGTGCTGCCCACCAACGCCGGTTCGTACGACCCGAACGCCGCGACCAGCGTGATGCAGCAGACCGGTCCCGGCCAGGGCCAGGGCCCCGACCCGACCTCGGTGATGCCTCCCGTGCCGCCGGGCAACGACCCGAACCACCCCTGGCAGTCCCAGCTCCAGGCCGCCCGCGACCGCAGCGAGCAGACACAGGTCCAGTACATCGACCCGAGCCAGGACCCGCTGCGGCGCCGTCCGCAGCGTCAGCAGCAGCGGCCCCAGCAGCCGCAGCACCCGCAACAGGGGTACCCGCCGCAGCCGCAGCGCCCCCAGCCCCAGCCTCAGCAGCCGCGGCAGAGCAGGCGGCAGGCCCGGCAGCAGCCACCGCCCCAGCAGCAGCAGTACGCGCCGCAGCCCTACGCGCCTCCGCAGCCGCCGCAGCCCACCCCGCGCCAGCCCCGGCAGCGCAGCGCCAATCCGATGCGCATCCCGGGTCTGGGCTGCCTCAAGGGCTGTCTGTTCTCGGTGATCCTGATCGTGGTCGCGGGCTGGCTCGTCTGGGAGCTGACCCCGCTGCAGGGCTGGATCGCGGAGGGCAAGAGCTACTGGAGCGCGATCGGCGACGGCATCTCGAAGGTGTCGGACTGGATCTCCGACCTCGGCGGTTCCGACCCGGGCGCCGGGCCTCAGGACCCAGGCGGACAGTAG